In Prunus dulcis chromosome 1, ALMONDv2, whole genome shotgun sequence, the following are encoded in one genomic region:
- the LOC117638525 gene encoding heterogeneous nuclear ribonucleoprotein A3-like, which produces MTSHQVKNQVRDTVEEGFDKLHRVADVVTFPLAPLDGAIHGTARGVINWLTDTHPDRSKSKQIPNGAGYGGGHGGSYSGGYGDGGNGSGYGGNPNRRTFNFKGNEVSNNEGPTYGFKKFGNRRGGGPYSGGSEFGFENNKLNGNKGHTEGFNDFGNEY; this is translated from the coding sequence ATGACGAGTCACCAAGTGAAAAATCAGGTGAGAGACACAGTTGAGGAAGGCTTCGACAAGCTCCACAGGGTTGCCGACGTCGTGACTTTTCCTTTGGCCCCTCTGGACGGTGCCATTCATGGCACGGCCCGAGGGGTCATCAACTGGCTCACAGATACCCATCCTGACAGATCCAAGTCCAAGCAAATTCCTAATGGCGCTGGCTACGGTGGCGGACATGGGGGCAGCTATAGCGGCGGCTATGGCGATGGCGGAAATGGCAGTGGATATGGTGGAAATCCCAACCGCAGAACTTTCAACTTTAAAGGGAATGAGGTTAGCAACAACGAGGGCCCAACTTAtggatttaaaaaatttggcaaCAGGCGTGGCGGCGGCCCCTACAGTGGCGGTTCTGAATTCGGCTTTGAGAACAATAAACTGAACGGGAACAAGGGCCACACTGAGGGATTTAACGACTTTGGCAACGAATACTGA